From Miscanthus floridulus cultivar M001 chromosome 15, ASM1932011v1, whole genome shotgun sequence, the proteins below share one genomic window:
- the LOC136507942 gene encoding thioredoxin-2-like, with protein sequence MSSSVTAVRDRSDLKQVMAKANEKLLVLEFMGSVSYRSTCEYMKPILDGIAAKKDAYFYTIDVNNDQFKEIAKEARLQALPTFLIVKGTKTVRFLVAPDEAELSSSIEDALEGKIN encoded by the exons ATGAGTTCATCCGTGACAGCCGTCCGAGATAGGAGTGACTTGAAACAAGTTATGGCTAAGGCTAATGAAAAGCTG CTGGTACTGGAGTTCATGGGGTCCGTGTCCTACCGCTCGACGTGCGAGTACATGAAGCCGATTCTAGATGGAATCGCCGCGAAAAAAGATGCCTACTTCTATACAATCGATGTCAACAATGATCAGTTCAAG GAAATCGCAAAGGAGGCGAGGCTGCAGGCCCTGCCAACATTCTTGATAGTGAAGGGCACCAAGACGGTGAGATTCCTCGTTGCGCCCGACGAGGCGGAGCTCAGCAGCAGCATCGAGGATGCCTTAGAAGGCAAAATAAATTGA